The proteins below come from a single Metarhizium brunneum chromosome 1, complete sequence genomic window:
- the RABGGTB gene encoding Geranylgeranyl transferase type-2 subunit beta: protein MVHEGTTTESLALAVQAHVKYVQSLDTKKDELDYWLTEHLRLNGVYWGLVALHLLGQPDALPRQETIDFVFSCQHENGGFGAAPGHDAHMLSTVSAVQILAMVDALDDLDARGHGKAKVEKYIADLQDSNTGSFYGDEWGEEDTRFLYGALNALSLLGALSRINLDKAVSHIQSCANFDGGYGAKPGAESHSGQILTCLAALSIANRLDVVDEEKLGSWLSERQTPSGGFNGRPEKKEDVCYSWWVLASLAILKRTHWIDRDALITFILSSQDSENGGLSDRPGDMVDVWHTCFGLAGLSLLQYPGMVPVNPVYCMPEAIVAKCVGSNR, encoded by the exons ATGGTTCACGAAGGCACAACCACAGAGAGCCTGGCCCTTGCCGTGCAGGCACATGTGAAATATGTGCAGAGTCTTGATACCAAGAAGGATGAGCTGGACTATTGGCTGACCGAGCATTTGCGGCTTAATGGTGTTTACTGGGGCCTTGTTGCCCTTCACCTGCTTGGACAACCCGACGCCCTCCCCCGGCAAGAAACGATTGATTTTGTGTTCTCATGCCAACACGAAAATGGGGGATTTGGCGCCGCCCCAGGACACGATGCTCACATGCTGTCCACAGTAAGTGCTGTGCAGATTTTAGCAATGGTCGACGCCTTGGATGATCTCGATGCGCGGGGACATGGCAAAGCCAAGGTTGAAAAGT ATATTGCAGACTTGCAGGATTCCAATACCGGCAGCTTTTATGGCGATGAGTGGGGTGAGGAGGACACCCGATTTCTCTACGGTGCGTTGAACGCGCTATCGCTCCTCGGTGCCCTATCTCGTATCAATCTTGACAAGGCGGTGTCACACATTCAAAGCTGTGCGAATTTTGATGGCGGATACGGCGCAAAGCCTGGTGCGGAGTCGCATTCGGGCCAGATCCTGACCTGCCTGGCTGCTCTGAGCATTGCCAATAGGCTGGACGTGGTAGATGAGGAGAAGCTCGGAAGCTGGCTTAGCGAGCGACAGACCCCGAGCGGCGGTTTTAACGGCCGCCCTGAAAAGAAGGAGGATGTCTGTTACAGTTGGTGGGTTCTAGCCAGTCTAGCTATCCTCAAGCGGACACATTGGATCGACCGTGATGCCCTCATTACCTTCATCTTGAGCAGCCAGGATTCCGAAAATGGCGGCCTTTCGGATCGCCCTGGTGATATGGTAGATGTTTGGCACACATGTTTCGGCCTTGCCGGCCTCAGTCTCTTGCAATACCCTGGGATGGTGCCGGTGAACCCGGTTTACTGCATGCCCGAGGCCATTGTTGCAAAATGCGTTGGGTCTAATAGATGA
- the RRS1 gene encoding Regulator of ribosome biosynthesis yields the protein MALPGTRPKLPVSVDKPTPYTFDLGLLLAEDPNAITLDRSSLEQSLAEVARDGAQSLINQLLTTCPISSTNDGVLLSLPAPSTALPREKPLPEAKAKTKWERFAEKKGIKAKTREQRRNLAYDAESGEWKRKWGYKGLNKKGEDYPIMEVDMEKERERKEGTSIRGDGRRERKEKIKRNERKMRKNQRDALSAR from the coding sequence ATGGCCCTCCCTGGCACGAGGCCCAAACTTCCCGTATCCGTGGATAAACCCACCCCGTATACTTTCGACCTCGGTCTCCTGCTCGCCGAAGACCCCAATGCCATCACCCTCGACCGCTCCTCGCTCGAACAGTCCCTCGCAGAAGTTGCCCGAGATGGCGCCCAGTCTCTCATCAACCAACTCCTCACCACCTGTCCCATCAGCTCAACCAACGATGGTGTGCTTCTCTCCTTGCCCGCCCCATCAACCGCCTTACCGCGTGAGAAGCCTCTGCCGGAAGCGAAAGCCAAGACGAAGTGGGAGCGCTTCGCCGAAAAGAAGGgtatcaaggccaagactaGAGAGCAGCGAAGAAACCTGGCATATGACGCGGAGAGTGGCGAATGGAAGCGCAAGTGGGGATACAAGGGTCTCAATAAAAAGGGTGAGGATTATCCCATCATGGAGGTAGATatggagaaggagagggagaggaaggaGGGAACTAGCATTAGAGGTGACGGCCGAAGGGAGAGGAAGGAGAAAATAAAGCGCAACGAGAGAAAGATGAGGAAGAATCAGAGAGATGCCTTGAGCGCTAGGTAA
- the MSH3 gene encoding DNA mismatch repair protein yields the protein MAPKPKSAEKKQQSLISFFTPKAVDGLAVHPKPQTEALAADAAVNHDAESPPRKRPLEENTDNGNEGQERSSKRPRGDENHVNGEKSTFIATRKPTNSSGAVAAPRAGRYLYNGSRTKPATQSTQDDDDEDDQVRDRNQDLHRQFVKKLGHPDAMARRSRVAQDEGAAGGEDGDAEDADEDESPAPAKAKKKGAKSGKLTPMEIQFLDIKRKHLDTILIVEVGYKFRFFGEDARTAAKELGIVCIPGKMRYDEHPSEAHLDRFASASVPVHRLSVHAKRLVAAGHKVGVVRQIETAALKKAGDNRNTPFVRKLTNVYTKGTYIDEVGELDQRAEGAPAGGYLLCITETKSKGSGTDEKVDVGILAVQPATGDIIHDNFEDGFMRSEIETRLLHISPCEFLIVGDLTKGTDKLVQHLSGSSTNVFGDRSRVERVPRPPTMAAEAYSHVTQFYADKLKDTSQNETASALLDKVLKLPEPVTICLSAMINHLKEYGLEHIFDLTKYFHSFTTRSHMLVNGTTLESLEVYRNSTDHAERGSLFWALDKTLTRFGQRLLRKWVGRPLLDQDRLDERLAAVEELLNKQSTAPVDDLERLLATTKTDLERSLIRIYYGKCTRPELLSVLHTLQKIATHYSSIKSPSGNPFSSPLLATSINALPQILNTVVSYLERINLEAARKDDKYAFFREDYQTEDIQDQQMGIAHVEHELGEHLKVAAAKLKKKKVDYVTVAGIEFLIEVPNSDIKNVPASWSKISGTKKVSRFHTPEVMRMISERDQHREALAAACDKAFKDLLAEISSDYQPLRDAVSSLASLDCLLSLSKVAAQPGYNKPTFLPSSSEPTVAITQGRHPIAEHTIESGYIPFSTTLAHPSPLAHLITGPNMGGKSSYVRALALIVLLAQIGSFVPADAISLTLCDAIHTRTGARDNLFAGESTFMVEVSETARILRSATPRSLVILDELGRGTSTHDGAAIAQAVLEHVATETRCLTLFITHYQNLARVVEGLPGVSNLHMRFKAGKGPDGDEEITFLYEVGEGVAHRSYGLNVARLARIPKKVIDVAANKSGEMELDMRMRRLKGASRMLAEVMSDGPDQLEHLIASIEQL from the exons ATGGCTCCGAAACCAAAGTCTGCAGAGAAGAAACAGCAGTCATTGATCTCCTTTTTCACCCCCAAAGCCGTCGATGGACTTGCTGTTCACCCCAAGCCGCAGACTGAAGCTCTCGCAGCAGACGCTGCCGTGAACCATGACGCCGAGTCTCCTCCTCGCAAGCGACCCCTTGAGGAGAACACCGACAACGGAAATGAAGGGCAGGAGAGGTCGTCGAAAAGGCCCAGAGGCGACGAGAATCACGTCAATGGAGAGAAGAGCACATTCATCGCCACGCGCAAGCCGACTAATTCTTCGGGTGCTGTAGCGGCACCCCGGGCTGGTCGCTATCTGTACAACGGCTCAAGAACTAAGCCTGCAACTCAATCGAcacaagatgatgacgacgaggatgaccaAGTAAGAGATAGGAATCAAGATCTACATCGGCAATTTGTAAAGAAACTGGGTCACCCTGATGCCATGGCCCGGAGGTCAAGGGTGGCCCAAGATGAGGGGGCCGCAGgaggcgaggatggcgatgcAGAAGATGCGGACGAAGACGAATCACCAGCGCCcgcaaaggcaaagaagaagggcgcaAAGAGCGGCAAACTCACGCCCATGGAGATTCAGTTCCTAGACATCAAGAGAAAGCATCTGGATACGATTCTAATTGTCGAAGTCGGCTACAAGTTTCGATTCTTCGGAGAGGATGCCAGAACCGCGGCGAAGGAACTTGGCATCGTTTGCATACCTGGAAAAATGCGATATGATGAGC ATCCTTCCGAAGCACACCTCGATCGTTTCGCCTCAGCAAGCGTCCCTGTCCACAGACTCTCTGTTCACGCGAAGCGGCTTGTAGCAGCAGGACACAAAGTTGGCGTGGTTCGACAAATAGAAACCGCTGCACTGAAAAAAGCAGGCGACAATCGCAACACCCCATTCGTCCGAAAGCTGACCAATGTCTACACAAAAGGAACATATATTGACGAAGTTGGCGAGCTGGATCAACGAGCGGAAGGAGCGCCAGCCGGCGGCTATTTGCTTTGCATAACAGAGACCAAATCCAAAGGAAGCGGAACCGATGAAAAAGTAGACGTCGGCATACTAGCAGTCCAACCCGCAACTGGCGACATCATCCACGACAACTTCGAAGATGGATTCATGAGAAGCGAGATCGAAACGCGACTGCTGCATATCTCACCCTGTGAGTTCCTCATAGTGGGCGATCTCACCAAGGGAACCGACAAACTGGTTCAGCACCTATCAGGAAGCAGCACCAATGTCTTCGGCGACCGAAGTCGAGTAGAGCGGGTGCCTCGGCCACCCACAATGGCGGCAGAAGCCTACTCGCACGTCACGCAATTCTATGccgacaagctcaaggacacGTCGCAAAACGAGACCGCTAGTGCTCTACTTGACAAGGTGCTCAAGCTTCCCGAGCCAGTCACGATATGCTTGTCAGCCATGATCAACCACCTCAAGGAGTACGGGCTGGAACACATTTTTGATCTTACCAAGTATTTCCACAGCTTCACTACCCGGTCACACATGCTCGTCAACGGCACCACCCTCGAGAGCCTCGAGGTCTACCGCAACTCCACGGACCACGCAGAACGAGGCAGTCTCTTCTGGGCTCTAGACAAGACGCTCACCCGCTTCGGGCAGCGTCTTCTCCGAAAATGGGTCGGCCGTCCCCTGCTAGACCAAGACCGTCTCGACGAGAGACTCGCTGCTGTCGAGGAACTTCTCAACAAGCAATCCACAGCGCCGGTTGACGATCTCGAGAGACTCCTTGCCACAACCAAGACGGACCTCGAGCGCAGTCTCATTCGCATCTACTACGGGAAATGCACGCGTCCCGAACTCCTTTCCGTCCTGCACACCCTCCAAAAGATTGCCACGCACTACTCCTCCATCAAATCACCCTCCGGCAACCCCTTCTCGTCTCCTCTCCTCGCGACCTCCATCAACGCACTTCCCCAAATTCTCAACACAGTCGTGTCTTACCTCGAGAGAATCAACCTCGAAGCCGCTCGAAAGGACGACAAGTATGCCTTCTTCCGAGAAGACTATCAAACCGAAGACATTCAAGACCAGCAGATGGGCATTGCACACGTAGAGCATGAACTAGGCGAACATCTCAAAGTGGCCGCCGCGAAgctgaaaaagaaaaaggtcGACTACGTGACAGTGGCAGGCATAGAATTCCTCATTGAAGTCCCCAACAGCGACATAAAAAATGTCCCTGCATCGTGGAGCAAAATCTCGGGCACCAAGAAAGTATCTCGTTTCCATACCCCCGAAGTAATGCGCATGATTAGCGAGCGAGATCAACACCGCGaagctctcgccgccgcttGCGACAAGGCATTCAAGGATTTACTCGCAGAGATATCATCCGACTACCAGCCACTTCGTGATGCCGTTTCATCACTCGCGTCACTCGATTGTCTCCTTTCCTTATCCAAGGTCGCCGCTCAGCCAGGATACAATAAACCAACCTTCTTACCATCTTCATCCGAGCCTACAGTGGCCATCACCCAAGGTCGGCATCCCATTGCAGAACATACCATCGAATCGGGCTACATCCCATTCAGCACCACCCTCGCCCATCCCTCGCCCCTGGCACACCTCATCACAGGTCCCAACATGGGCGGCAAATCATCCTACGTccgcgccctcgccctcatcgTGCTCCTCGCACAGATCGGATCCTTCGTCCCCGCAGATGCCATCTCCCTCACGCTCTGTGATGCAATTCACACTCGTACCGGCGCAAGGGATAACCTCTTCGCAGGGGAATCTACATTCATGGTGGAAGTATCTGAAACAGCACGAATATTACGCTCTGCCACTCCACGGAGCCTGGTTATTCTCGACGAGCTTGGTCGCGGGACCAGCACTCACGATGGTGCCGCCATTGCTCAAGCAGTTTTGGAGCATGTAGCAACTGAGACGCGTTGCCTCACGCTATTCATCACGCATTACCAAAACCTGGCTAGAGTGGTGGAAGGCCTGCCTGGTGTTAGTAACCTGCACATGAGATTTAAAGCTGGCAAGGGGcctgatggtgatgaggagaTCACGTTTCTCTATGAAGTGGGCGAAGGGGTTGCTCATCGATCCTATGGGTTGAATGTTGCGCGTCTTGCGCGGATTCCCAAAAAGGTCATTGATGTGGCGGCCAATAAATCTGGTGAGATGGAACTGGATATGAGGATGCGGCGCCTTAAAGGGGCCAGCCGAATGCTAGCTGAAGTAATGAGCGATGGACCAGATCAGCTAGAGCATTTGATTGCGAGTATTGAGCAGTTGTGA